In the genome of Mugil cephalus isolate CIBA_MC_2020 chromosome 21, CIBA_Mcephalus_1.1, whole genome shotgun sequence, one region contains:
- the fam110c gene encoding protein FAM110C gives MEASSDTTKILEKGPEYLRKQMELESETKGRVSAVERLAASKLKYVKSQQVVNSTQEPVISIGSASVGSTGSSNRSSNRGGNHVSLVRESSKSAESTAVQIDSPGQVRRSSSKKRPDSLLIHRQRCELLRGSANVRKHHIARKLFASAIDKRAQLELGEVTDKECESEGSKKKTITPEGTGKECSSNATESKNGTKGSNGVVTGGLLTVPEFERRPGKGVSRSHSDISSRYSKSFADFDAFFTYCGLDGEVVESLGKVNFSARSDDAAMNIRSVSVSTSDDGFSRNSDDIDGLLEDELQEKIRQGTSVIERNARIIKWLYSCKNANETGKKLRDLN, from the coding sequence ATGGAGGCAAGTAGTGACACCACAAAAATCCTGGAGAAAGGTCCAGAATACCTACGGAAGCAAATGGAACTGGAGAGCGAGACCAAGGGCCGTGTGAGCGCTGTGGAGAGGCTCGCTGCAAGCAAACTGAAATACGTCAAAAGCCAACAGGTGGTCAACTCAACACAGGAGCCGGTGATAAGCATTGGATCTGCCTCAGTGGGAAGCACCGGGTCTTCTAACCGAAGCTCGAACCGTGGCGGGAATCATGTCAGTCTCGTCAGGGAATCAAGTAAGTCAGCAGAGTCCACAGCTGTACAAATCGACTCACCAGGGCAGGTACGTCGCTCCAGCTCCAAGAAACGACCGGACTCCCTTCTAATTCACAGGCAGAGATGTGAGTTACTGAGAGGGTCAGCAAATGTCCGGAAACACCATATAGCCCGTAAGCTGTTTGCTAGCGCTATCGATAAAAGGGCGCAATTAGAATTAGGCGAGGTCACGGATAAGGAATGTGAGTCTGAGGGCAGCAAGAAAAAAACCATCACACCTGAGGGGACGGGAAAGGAATGCAGCTCAAATGCAACTGAATCAAAGAACGGCACCAAAGGCAGTAACGGTGTCGTGACGGGTGGTCTCCTAACAGTCCCTGAGTTTGAAAGAAGGCCCGGGAAAGGGGTCAGTCGCTCCCACTCGGACATCAGCTCCAGGTACTCGAAAAGCTTTGCAGACTTTGACGCTTTTTTCACGTACTGCGGTCTGGACGGGGAGGTCGTTGAGTCTCTGGGGAAGGTGAACTTCTCGGCGCGCTCGGACGACGCCGCAATGAACATTCGGAGCGTCAGCGTGTCCACATCAGATGATGGGTTCTCCAGAAACAGCGATGACATCGACGGGCTGCTTGAGGACGAATTACAGGAAAAGATACGCCAGGGCACGTCGGTCATTGAGCGCAACGCACGGATTATCAAATGGCTGTACAGCTGCAAAAACGCCAACGAGACTGGAAAAAAGTTACGAGACCTCAATTGA